Genomic segment of Grus americana isolate bGruAme1 chromosome 27, bGruAme1.mat, whole genome shotgun sequence:
gttggatgggactttgggcaacctggtctagtggagggtgtccctgcccatggcaggggatttgaactagatgatctttgagatcccttccaactcaaaccattctgtgattctgtggttgTCGCTGGGAGCTGGTAAAACAGGAAGTCAGAGGCACTGGTCACATGTGGAAAATCAAATGTGGAGGTGGCTGTGAAAGCCCTAAATGTGTTTCACCAAGCAGGATggccaagccctgacccccattCCCTGAAGAGAGGATCCTTTCCCTCATGAGATGCTTACAGCTCCTCCTGGGAGCAGTGTGATGGGAGGGTACGTGATGCCTAGTGCAGGTCAGCGGTAGGACACCTCCCAGGCTCTATggggggtgggtgaggaggCAACAAGGCCCTGGGACTGTAAGGGACTGGGGCCTTCTCATGGGACTCAGTGGAGGAGACAGCAGCCGCTGTGGAGAGGACAAGGACTTCTGTCCTGGTGTTGGAGGAGGGCCCAGCCGCACCAAGGCCATCAGCTGTTGGCACCACAGACGGTCCTACACTGTCCTGTGCCTGTTCCAGCTTCCCTGAGGAGTTTAGctacctcctcctgcttcctcatCTCACTCTGACCTTGGGATCTCCCAGGCTTTACTGATGCCGGTGAAAGGCAAGATGCTAACTGCGGTACAACTTGCTTAGAAGAATGAACACTAATTGAGACTATGAGCTTTTACCTCAGGGTCCATGTGAGCTGAAGACCCAACCTAAGCCAGCTCTTACCAGCTGAGAACATCCCATGTCAATGATAAACCCATGGAAGATTTACCTTTCAAAAAACCGGGCGTATAACCACGGCCAGAACAGCAACCGACCAGCATCCAGGATAATCCCCCCACCTGAGCGGGACATCGCTTTAGAACAAAGAGAATTAACATACCACTGACCGTTTGTCTGCACCACCTGAGCGGGACAAGGATGTAGGAACTGATGAGCCCATCCCTTAACGTGAGTGATTGCATTGGTCTACACAACTGTACTGTAACAGATACAaaccctgctttcctctgtACTGAGCCATTAGGCTGAGGCACCACTGCCTGCACAGCTGAAATAAGAGAATAAATTACCTTGGTAATTCTATGCTAAGCTTCCTTGTCTCCCTCCGCAGCCAGCAAATGAAGGACTTGTATGTGCCACTTTGGCCTCACTGCCTGTGCCTGCAAAGACAAAGCTGTGGTTACCTGAGGACCTGACAGTGCCTGTGAGTTCCCCACAACCCCTCGAGCATCTTCCAATGCCCTGCTAATGTCCTCTGGCACCCAAAATAGCCCAGTCCCAGACTTGCTTGACTCCTGCACTTATTGCCATAtcccagcactgaaatgcatgtcctcctgctgctgctgcctccaaatCAAAATTCAGCCTGATTCCCTTCAGCATGacacccccgcagccccaccaCTACTTCAAGTCTTCGTCCTGCCTTTAACACACTCAATGCTATGCATACCCCTCTCTCTGCATGCACCCCCATGCGTCTCTCAAGCCCTTCCTGTTTCCCCTGCAGTTGTGGAACCTCCCTCCAGGAGGGTCGTGCATTTTCCAGGATCATGGATGTTTGCTGTGGTCCATCCAAGTGTGGGgagtgaaggaggggaagagagcaaGGTCAGCTCCTGAGGCATGACtgagcacagccacccccagcaGCGGGCATTCCCTATCTGCCAGGCTGAGGCATGCACACAAGATGGAAACATCTTCCTTATCTTTGATGTGCACAAGAAGGGACTTTCTTCCTGCCACCTTCCAGCAAAAAACTCCTCCTCtttcgtcctcctcctcctccacccacaCAGATCCactgctttccatttctgggCTCAGACATGGCTGTAAGGACTTGCTAAAGCCATCAGCCATCACCTTGTTCTCACTGACATCCCCTGACCCTCTGTCCCAGGCCTACACACGGCcagtcactgctgctcagggccACTCACTCTTCAGAAGAAGCTGGCCAGAGGTGGCCATTTTCCCCGATGCAGGCACTCAGCCCAGCGGGAGGATGGAGATGGCCGCACAGCGAGACTTGCCCATAACCTGGGTGAACGgccagggctggaaatggctggtgagagaggctggggggtgacAAAGGCCCTGGGTCACCTTCCCGGTCTGTCCATGCCACCAAGGGCATAGACTGGCCTCCTGTCTCCTGCACGTGCCTGTCTCAGCTCCCATCCAGGAGCCCTGTCTCTGAACCACAGTCCCCCTGATGCGAGCCCTCACCCTGCACGGTCACGCAGACCAAGCTATACACTGATGTTTCTCTCTCCCAGAAAcattcctccctgccctctctccagccctgtctGCTCTGGCCCCACAGCAGTACTTGCcgcaggctgctgcagagctctgggcactcaccCCAGAGCCTCAGCCCCTCTGAAgggcagagaagctgctggggGGCAGAGATGGGTGGGCATAAGGGAAAGGAGGTCAGTGGCACCCTGTGTCCCCTGTTCTCCTCTCCAGCATATCCTGAGAGGTCTGCAGCCCCTCCGTGCCATCCTGTCTCCCCAGGCTAGCACAAGAGCCCTGGCCCTTGGGGTCCTCAAGAGCTCCTAATCCCTCCCTCAGGGACAAAGCAGCCTGCCCCAAGATGGTACAGCCAGAAAagtctttcatttctgctaTGCTGAGGGTGGATCTTAGACAAAGAAGTTGCTGCAGGCTCATTTATCTTGCTTAAATAAAATGGTTTCCCATTTATACATGGTCTATTGGTCACACAGAATGGGTGGATATTTAAGAGAAggaataattatatttatttgtaacaCAACATcataaaagtggaaaaagggaaaaaaaaataaaggcagactTGGCCTGTCACGACATACACAGGGAGTCAGTTGTAGAGGAATGTAGGCAGTCTATGGCTGCTGAAAGACATCCAGCCATCAGTTTCCTCAcggcatccttgagctcctggtttcTCATGCTATAGATGAGGGTGTTCACTGTTGGAGGTACCACCGAGTACACAACAGCAAACAACAGATCAAGAGATGAgggggagatggaggggggcttcaggtaggcaaacatggcagtgctgacaaacagggagaccacggccaggtgagggaggcacgtggaaaaggctttgtgccatccctgctcagaggggatcctcagcacggccctgaagatctgcacataggacagcacaatgaaaacaaaacaccccaaaaatacaaaactactAAAAGCAATAAGCTCAACTTCCCTTAGGTAGGAGTCcaagcaggagagcttgaggatctgggggatttcacagaagaactggtccagggcattgccctggcagagtggtatagaaaatgtattggccgtgtgcagcacagcattgagaaacccagtgccccaggcagctgctgccatgtggacacaagctctgctgcccaggagggtcccgtagtgcaggggctggcagatggcaacgtagcggtcataggccatgacagtgagaaggaaatattcagCTGACATCAGAANNNNNNNNNNNNNNNNNNNNNNNNNNNNNNNNNNNNNNNNNNNNNNNNNNNNNNNNNNNNNNNNNNNNNNNNNNNNNNNNNNNNNNNNNNNNNNNNNNNNAAAcagccaaaacctaaaaaacagcttaatataagaagcccaacttctCTGAAgtaggtgtctgagcaggagagcttgaggatctgggggatttcacagaagaactgttcTACAGTATTAccatggcagagtggtatagaaaatatattggccgtgtgcagcacagcatagagaaacccagtgccccaggcagctgctgccatgtggacacaagctctgctgcccaggagggtcccgtagtgcaggggtttgcagatggcaacgtagtggtcataggccatgacagtgagaagggcgtactcagctccaagcaagaagaaaaatagaaatacttgagcagcacatcctgcataggagatggccctggtgtcccagagggaattggccatcACGTTAGGGACCGTGATGGAGATGGTACCAAGGTCAAggatggagaggttgaggaggaagaagtacatgggggtgtggaggtggtggtcgcaggctatggcagtgatgatgaggccattggccaggagagcagccaggtagatgcccaggaagagccagaagtgcaagagctgcagctcccgtgtgtctgcgaatgccaggaggaggaactcagtgatggagctgccgttggacatttgctgtttcttggcATGGGGGCCAGTTCTAATAAcaaaaggacagggaaaagttAGGACAGAATCCACTGAGAAAAACCACTctctttttcatagaaacaccccccagttgaaatgcattttctttctctggtttgtgctggctcagtatgttgtgaggagctgaggagtcagctgtgctcagctgcagtgggtacatggagctggtttgtgacagctCCAATGTTTTAAACCCATGTCAGATGCAATCcacatttaatggaaaaattcaaTCTCTGATCTCACAACTCAGAAGAGTGCGGGCTGGAGAAGAGAGACTTAGCATGCTAATataagtgttttctgtgttttcattttccacaatcACATCTGGGGAGTTTTCTTCTGAGGGTTAGAAATGCTCATTTCataatggaaaatgggaagagtcttgagacaggacaggcaaaagggctcagctctttgtagcttagtgcagagtccggagagctgcagtgtccatTAGACTGTTATGCACCTGCCCTgcacttttgcttctgctgccttgaagatgatgtcaaacagaaattacttttaaataataccCCCAAAAAGACACTAACGAGAGCAGGGGAGTCATgattcaaagggcagatctgcaaactcttctctttcccagcccagaggtggagttgtgatggagagagaaggacacagcccctctcagagagaaacaaaggcctctgagaggagagaactgacctccaagggaaagctcagcactccctgggatcttacagcacagccgtgctcttctggggcagctcccaagcccagcagcacaggcaaagcagacagtccgatgtcctgaagatgggatgtcctaaaggcagagtcagctcattgctcagcagacagcgcccagcagacatctagagtgagggaccacaagagagcagcctgaaggcagcctagcccagggcttggctgcagtttcctcccactccctgcccatgtctctgctgcctggagctgtccctgccaggagctggtgctctgcccacacctctcctccctgtccctgctcacagagcccatcccaccctctgtgtgctcagctctgccctgcagacccctcctggcagcagggcactgcccaggggcacctctgtgttggcaggtcttaaggagaagagcagatcaaccCTGAAGACACCACAAAGGTGATGTGAATGCTTTGggtaggcagaggaaagggtgaagtgactttatcaggTGCCTTGAAAACCCTGTTCATCACTCACTGTAATTCTAGAGGTGTTTCATTCTTGTGCAATCCTGACAGCTTCATTACCATTTTCACCTACCATCACAGCAAGAAATATAAAGCACCAACCCTGGGACGcacctttctttccatgtagCCCCTGCCTTTATTTGCTTATGAAAAAGTGCCCTGggaaatgtcccaggggtgatctggagctgtgagcagcctggAAACATGCAGCACTCTCTCAACAGCAGAACCACACTGCCCTGCCCTACCAGACATTCGTCCTTCTACCCACAGCTTCTGCCTGCAGTGCCATGGGGAGatccccaggcaggctgagcgTTGATCCTGGAACGCAGAAAagtccctgtcccagcacacAAAACCCTGCGTCGAAGGGACTCTGATCTGAAATACAGCCC
This window contains:
- the LOC129196838 gene encoding olfactory receptor 14A16-like is translated as MSNGSSITEFLLLAFADTRELQLLHFWLFLGIYLAALLANGLIITAIACDHHLHTPMYFFLLNLSILDLGTISITVPNVMANSLWDTRAISYAGCAAQVFLFFFLLGAEYALLTVMAYDHYVAICKPLHYGTLLGSRACVHMAAAAWGTGFLYAVLHTANIFSIPLCHGNTVEQFFCEIPQILKLSCSDTYFREVGLLILSFELIAFSSFVFLGCFVFIVLSYVQIFRAVLRIPSEQGWHKAFSTCLPHLAVVSLFVSTAMFAYLKPPSISPSSLDLLFAVVYSVVPPTVNTLIYSMRNQELKDAVRKLMAGCLSAAIDCLHSSTTDSLCMS